The proteins below come from a single Ictalurus furcatus strain D&B chromosome 15, Billie_1.0, whole genome shotgun sequence genomic window:
- the LOC128619728 gene encoding peptidase inhibitor 16-like, with amino-acid sequence MIWKTALHYARFWLALALVSGQLTVEEKEQILDLHNWYRSMVSPEAADMLHMTWDDGLGSVAQSYADKCIWEHNDEVKYKLGENLFLTEGPLSINKSMAEWFHERKNYDYGTNTCVSGMCGHYTQIVWAKSSTIGCASHFCETVQNTNFESATILVCNYYPQGNVGVEQPYEVGEPCSKCPLEMNECVKNTCAQIESTTEESSTDTWSRDTPQTKLEGSSGFTKFSVDTLLLAGLLAGLMVSFIF; translated from the exons ATGATTTGGAAAACAGCTTTGCACTACGCCCGATTCTGGCTCGCTCTGGCTTTGGTGTCCGGCCAGCTCACCGTAGAAGAGAAGGAGCAGATCTTGGATTTGCATAACTGGTACCGCTCCATGGTCAGTCCCGAAGCTGCTGATATGCTACACATG ACATGGGATGATGGGCTAGGTTCGGTGGCTCAAAGTTATGCTGATAAGTGCATTTGGGAGCACAACGATGAAGTGAAATACAAGCTGGGAGAAAACCTCTTCCTCACCGAGGGTCCTCTAAGCATCAACAAATCCATGGCTGAATG GTTTCACGAACGCAAAAATTACGACTATGGTACGAACACATGCGTGTCAGGTATGTGTGGACATTACACACAG ATAGTGTGGGCGAAGAGCAGCACCATCGGCTGCGCCTCACACTTCTGCGAGACGGTTCAGAACACAAACTTCGAGAGCGCCACAATTCTGGTCTGCAACTATTACCCACA AGGGAACGTAGGGGTAGAACAACCATATGAAGTAGGAGAGCCATGCTCCAAATGTCcactggagatgaatgaatgcgTAAAAAACACCTGCG CTCAAATCGAAAGTACAACGGAGGAATCCAGTACGGACACGTGGTCGAGAGACACACCTCAGACGAAGCTTGAAGGTTCTTCAGGATTTACAAAATTCTCAGTGGATACACTACTGCTCGCTGGTCTGCTCGCTGGTCTGATGGTTTCTTTTATATTCTGA